A window of Streptomyces sp. NBC_01689 genomic DNA:
CGAGGGCGGCCACGACGCGGTCCACCCCGACCTCGGGACCATCGACGACTTCGACGCGTTCGTCCGCCGGGCGGCGGACCTGCGCCTGGAGATCGCCCTCGACTTCGCGCTCCAGTGCTCCCCCGACCATCCGTGGGTGGAGAAGCACCCGGAGTGGTTCCGGCACCGCGCCGACGGCACGATCGCGTACGCGGAGAACCCGCCGAAGAAGTACCAGGACATCTACCCCATCGCCTTCGACGAGGACATGCCGGGACTGGTCCGGGAGACGCTGCGGGTGCTGCGTTTCTGGATGGACCACGGGGTCCGGATCTTCCGCGTGGACAACCCGCACACCAAGCCGGTCGCCTTCTGGGAGGAGGTCATCGCCGAGATCAACCGCGGGGACCCGGACGTGATCTTCCTCGCCGAGGCGTTCACCCGGCCCGCGATGATGCGCACCCTCGGGGCGATCGGCTTCCAGCAGTCGTACACGTACTTCACCTGGCGCAACACCAAGCAGGAGCTGACCGACTACCTCACCGAGCTGTCCGGCGAGTCGGCCGCGTCCATGCGGCCCAACCTGTTCGTCAACACCCCCGACATCCTGCACGAGTTCCTTCAGCTCGGCGGGCGTCCGGCCTTCGAACTGCGGGCGGTGCTCGCCGCCACGCTGTCGCCGACCTGGGGCGTCTACAGCGGTTTCGAGCTGTGCGAGAGCACCCCGCTGCGCAAGGGGAGCGAAGAATACCTGAACTCGGAGAAGTACCAACTGCGTCCGCGTGACTGGGAGTCGGCGGAGCGTGACGGACATAGCATCGCGCCGTTGCTGGGTGCGCTCAACGCGATCAGGCGGAGCAGTCCGGCGCTGCGGCAACTGCGCGACCTGCACTTCCACCACACGGACAAGGAGGCGGTGATCGCCTACTCGAAGTCCGTCACGGACACCCGCGGATCGAACACGGTTGTGGTGGTGGTCAACCTCGACCCCCACCACACCCAGGAGGCCACGGTCTCGTTGGACATGCCGCAACTCGGCCTGGAATGGCACGAGTCCGTGCCGGTGCGCGACGAGCTCACCGGCGAGACCTACCACTGGGGCAGGGCCAACTATGTGCGTCTCGAGCCGGGACACAGGCCCGCGCACATCCTCACCGTCCTGCGACCGTCCTCACCGCACATCGGAGGGTCACCCACCACATGATCATCAACGAGCCCGTACCGGACACCTTCGAGGACACTCCGGCCAAGGACCGCGACCCCGAATGGTTCAAACGCGCCGTCTTCTACGAGGTCCTGGTCCGCTCCTTCCAGGACAGCAACGGCGACGGCGTCGGTGACCTCAAGGGCCTCACCGCCAAGCTCGACTACCTGCAATGGCTCGGCGTCGACTGCCTCTGGCTGCCCCCGTTCTTCAAGTCCCCCCTGCGCGACGGCGGCTACGACGTCTCCGACTACACCGCCGTCCTGCCCGAGTTCGGCGACCTCGCCGACTTCGTCGAGTTCGTCGACGCCGCCCACCAACGCGGCATGCGCGTCATCATCGACTTCGTCATGAACCACACCAGCGACCAGCACCCGTGGTTCCAGGAGTCCCGCGCCCACCCCGACGGACCCTACGGCGACTACTACGTCTGGGCCGACGACGACAAGCAGTACCAGGACGCCCGGATCATCTTCGTCGACACCGAGGCCTCCAACTGGACCTTCGACCCGGTCCGCAAGCAGTACTACTGGCACCGCTTCTTCTCCCACCAGCCCGACCTCAACTACGAGAACCCCGCCGTGCAGGAAGAGATCGTCTCCGCGCTGCGGTTCTGGCTGGATCTGGGGATCGACGGCTTCCGGCTGGACGCGGTCCCGTACCTGTACCAGGTCGAGGGAACGAACTGCGAAAACCTTCCTGCCACGCACGAGTTCCTGAAGCGGGTCCGCAAGGAGATCGACACGCACTACCCGGACACGGTGCTGCTGGCCGAGGCGAACCAGTGGCCCGAGGACGTCGTCGACTACTTCGGCGACTTCCCCTCCGGCGGCGACGAATGCCACATGGCGTTCCACTTCCCCGTCATGCCCCGCATCTTCATGGCCGTACGCCGCGAGTCCCGCTACCCCGTCTCCGAGATCCTCGCCAAGACCCCCGCGATCCCCAGCAACTGCCAGTGGGGCATCTTCCTGCGCAACCACGACGAGCTCACCCTCGAAATGGTCACCGACGAAGAACGCGACTACATGTACGCGGAGTACGCCAAGGACCCGCGCATGCGCGCCAACATCGGCATCCGCCGCCGCCTGGCCCCCCTCCTCGACAACGACCGCAACCAGATCGAACTCTTCACCGCCCTGCTCCTGTCCCTGCCCGGCAGCCCGATCCTCTACTACGGCGACGAGATCGGCATGGGCGACAACATCTGGCTCGGCGACCGCGACGCCGTCCGCACCCCCATGCAGTGGACCCCCGACCGCAACGCCGGATTCTCCTCCAGCGACCCCGGCCGCCTCTTCCTCCCCACGATCATGGACCCCGTCTACGGCTACCAGGTCACCAACGTCGAAGCGTCCATGTCCTCCCCCTCGTCACTGCTGCACTGGACCCGCCGCATGATCGAGATCCGCAAACAGAACAAGGCCTTCGGCCTCGGCTCCTACACCGAACTCCCCTCCTCCAACCCCGCCGTCCTCGCCTTCCTGCGGGAGGCCCCCTCCACGGAGGACGACGAGGACGACCTGGTCCTGTGCGTGCACAACTTCTCGCGCTTCGCCCAGCCCACCGAACTCGACCTCCGCGCCTTCAACGGCCGCCACCCCGTCGAGCTCATCGGCGGCGTCCGCTTCCCCGCCATCGGTGAACTCCCCTATCTCCTCACCCTCGCAGGTCACGGCTTCTACTGGTTCCGGCTCCGCAAGGACGCCGTGTAGAAGCGGGGCGGGGCGGTTTCCCCCGTCCCGCCCTGGGCACCCATCAGTAACACCCCCGACTCGCCCGGACTCCGGGTCCCTGGGTCCTCGGGTCTCCCGTCCCCCGGTCCCTGGGGAAAGGACGCGACGCCATGTCGGAAGCCGCCACGCACCCTGCCACGGAACCCGTCGCACGCCCCGAGCTGCTCGCGTCGCTCGACCCGCTGCTGCGGGAGTGGCTGCCACGCCAGCGCTGGTTCGCGGGCAAGGGACGCCCGGTCACCGGATTCTCCCTGGTGACGGCCAATGAGTTACTGCCGACGTCCGGTCAGCTGGGCCTGCTCCACCTCCTGGTACGGGCGCACCAGCCGGCCACCCCCGCCCAGGGCTCCACCCCCCGGCAGGGCGACTGCTACCAGTTGCTGATCGGCGTGCGCGAGGCCCTGCCCCCGCATCTCGCGCCCGCGCTGATCGGGCACGTGGAGGAAGGCCCGCTGGCCGGGCGCACCGTCTACGAGGCGCTGCACGACCCCCGCCCGGCCGACGTGCTCCTGGAGGCGCTGCGCACCCGGGCCCGGATCGGCGAACTCCGCTTCGAGCGCGACCACCGTCAGCAGATCCCGAGCGGGCTGACGCCCCGGCTGGTGACCTCCGAGCAGTCCAACTCCT
This region includes:
- the treS gene encoding maltose alpha-D-glucosyltransferase is translated as MIINEPVPDTFEDTPAKDRDPEWFKRAVFYEVLVRSFQDSNGDGVGDLKGLTAKLDYLQWLGVDCLWLPPFFKSPLRDGGYDVSDYTAVLPEFGDLADFVEFVDAAHQRGMRVIIDFVMNHTSDQHPWFQESRAHPDGPYGDYYVWADDDKQYQDARIIFVDTEASNWTFDPVRKQYYWHRFFSHQPDLNYENPAVQEEIVSALRFWLDLGIDGFRLDAVPYLYQVEGTNCENLPATHEFLKRVRKEIDTHYPDTVLLAEANQWPEDVVDYFGDFPSGGDECHMAFHFPVMPRIFMAVRRESRYPVSEILAKTPAIPSNCQWGIFLRNHDELTLEMVTDEERDYMYAEYAKDPRMRANIGIRRRLAPLLDNDRNQIELFTALLLSLPGSPILYYGDEIGMGDNIWLGDRDAVRTPMQWTPDRNAGFSSSDPGRLFLPTIMDPVYGYQVTNVEASMSSPSSLLHWTRRMIEIRKQNKAFGLGSYTELPSSNPAVLAFLREAPSTEDDEDDLVLCVHNFSRFAQPTELDLRAFNGRHPVELIGGVRFPAIGELPYLLTLAGHGFYWFRLRKDAV
- a CDS encoding alpha-1,4-glucan--maltose-1-phosphate maltosyltransferase, whose protein sequence is MPATHHTSPPSTTHSDTSPPRAADTVPGVPEKPSADLRTGVGRIPVLDVRPLVLQGRRPAKAVVGEAVEISATVFREGHDAVAANVVLKDPRGRTGPWTPMRELAPGTDRWGATVSADRTGRWTYTVEAWSDPVSTWRHHAGIKIPAGIDTELVLEEGARLYERAAADVPAGRAGRDVVLAAADALRDTGRSAAARLAAARTPEVDRLLARHPLRELLTSSEPLPLLVERERALFGSWYEFFPRSESGQLDPPVHGTFRTAAERLPAIAEMGFDVVYLPPIHPIGTTFRKGPDNSLSASRQDVGVPWAIGSPEGGHDAVHPDLGTIDDFDAFVRRAADLRLEIALDFALQCSPDHPWVEKHPEWFRHRADGTIAYAENPPKKYQDIYPIAFDEDMPGLVRETLRVLRFWMDHGVRIFRVDNPHTKPVAFWEEVIAEINRGDPDVIFLAEAFTRPAMMRTLGAIGFQQSYTYFTWRNTKQELTDYLTELSGESAASMRPNLFVNTPDILHEFLQLGGRPAFELRAVLAATLSPTWGVYSGFELCESTPLRKGSEEYLNSEKYQLRPRDWESAERDGHSIAPLLGALNAIRRSSPALRQLRDLHFHHTDKEAVIAYSKSVTDTRGSNTVVVVVNLDPHHTQEATVSLDMPQLGLEWHESVPVRDELTGETYHWGRANYVRLEPGHRPAHILTVLRPSSPHIGGSPTT